The Sciurus carolinensis chromosome 18, mSciCar1.2, whole genome shotgun sequence region GGCTGTCCCTCTGGGGTCCCCATCTCTAGTCTTGGAGGAGGACAGAGGGTGAAGGGTTGAGACGGACCCACCCTGTGGAATGTCTACCTCCTGTTGGTGGTGGCAGGCTGGCTGGCCTTCCAAGTGACCCCTCTCCATATGCCCAGCCGTTGCCACCAGCCCTCTGGCCCCTTCCGTGGCTTAGGTAGAGCCTAGCCAGGGGGTCCTGGCCACTCACAAGTGTGCAGGGATGTGGTTggtggcggcagcagcagcagcagcggcagcaggaCCCAACCCATGGTCTGCTGTCCTCCAGGGGATGAGACAAGCAGAGCTGtgagggcaggagaggaggccCTGTGGAGGAGCCCCTGGGGGACTCGCATGAGCGGCATGGTCCCCGGTAGAGCAGCTGGAGAGCCAGGGTCAGCTCCTTTAGGGGACCCTAGGAAGTTGGAGGCCTTCCCACCTCCCTGGATGACTAACACTTCCTTTATCAAtctgacttcttctttttctctattgCAGAAGGGCCTTCCTTGTGGTCAATGGCAAGGCAGCCCTGTCCTTGAGCCACAGACCAGGATGAGGTGGCCTGGGCTTGCTGAAGGGACTGTGGGGACAGGAAGACACCATTGCACCAGAGGAAGTGGCATCAGCCTCCTTGACTTGGAGAGCTCAGAGcaacttcccttctctcctcagcCTCTTCCCTCATCCTAGTGGCCTCTACCATGCTTCCCCGGGGCCTCTCTGCTTCTGCTTTCCCCAGCCTCCTCAGAGGCTGCACCTGTCCCTGGGCCCCCCACCTGATGGGGCTGTCTACACCCATTGCCTCATTCCCAGCTTCACTGCTATCTCCAGTGTACCCACGGGGACACTGGGGAAAGAAGCTTTGGGCTGAATGGATCCCAGTTGGGCAGAGGAGAGGCCCCGCTGGCGAGAGGGGCCTGCCCTACCCAAGCTGACCTGGGGGTTCTGTTTTGGACTCGCCCCACTGGCTGTGAGCTATCCGATGGTCACTTGATGGCTGTGTCTCCCAAGCAAGGCCTGGACCCCAACCAGGGGTGGCGGGAGCTGCTGCTGGTGGCACAGAACTTTCCCAGAACGGCTTCTGGGCAACTTCACGGGACCCATCTGCTTCCGGTGCTCAGGCCCTGCTGCTGTTACTGCGAGGTCTGCTTAGACCCCGTCACAGTGTCACCCTAGCACCCTGGACCAGTGCCATCCCCGGGGCCTCTGCTCCTGTCTTCCCCCAGCGGAACGACAAGGCTCGCAGCCCACAGAGGGGGCTTGGGGATGGGAGGGCCTGCAGCTTGGGGGTCCAAGGATGGGCAGGGACTAAATGCAGCCCTTTAGCCTGACAGGTGGCCACTGGGAGAAGCCAGATTCAGTGcgcccagggcagggccagggagggggCCAGGCCCTGGTCAcacttgagaaccactgctttagaTCTCCCCGGATCTCCTGGGCTACcgttctcccctcctccctggccacaGCCATCCCTGCATAGGCCCCAGCCCTTTAAGCACCCGCTCTCTTCACCCAAGGGGCTTCGTCGGATTCCCTGCTGGTCCTGCGTTCATCAGGCCCACGGTGAATCGTGTTTTCTCATTTCCCGCGTTCCTGGTGTTCTGGCATCTGGGCCTTGATGATTGGAAAGACCACCCCTCCACAGTCGGGCCAATCTTAAAGCTTAACAATCAGTCTTCAGCTTCTACCAGGGAGCCTGCTGGCGTTATGACTAAGAATGTGTGACACCTGTGGATCCCGCTGGGGGACCTGGCCACTCCACACAGAGCCTTGGATGCTGCTGCCAGTGTCTGAGTCTGTTATGAGTAGCATACCTTACTTTGCTTTGCTGTATTTTACTACATGGAACTTTACTATATGGAATATCATATGAATATTGCTGTGTTATGTGTGATGTGCAAAAACCCGATGATGTAACCCTAAAAGGTGTAACCAGTGAGAGACCCCCATCCACCTTGTCCAGCCACGACAGACACAAGAAGAACTGTAAGAAGACCGGCCAGAGAGCAGGAGTCGGGACGGTGGAGAGCTGAGGTCACCAGAGGTCACCAGAGAGCTGAAATCCAGGGCAGGCTGAGCCCAGGACAGGATGAGACCCTGCCAGCCTCTGCTTCTCCCTGCGGTGAATGGGGTCCCATCGACTCCCAGTGAAGCCTTAAGACACGTCACACGGTGAGCACTGGGATGTGGGGTGTGAGACCAGAGTTAGGCTAAGCCTGGAGTTAGATCAAGCAAAGCGTGTAATTGCGTGCGGTGTATAAACCAGCACTGAGGGTTGCCTAGCTCTCGTGTCTCGCACGTTAACGCTGGTGACCAGGCAGGCCTTGCCCCCACTTCGGTTACCTCCTGGGTGCTGAAGAGGCATCGGCCCTCTGGACCCTCATTTGGGGCTCAGAAACCTGAAGGGAAGCTGTCAACCTGATTGACACCCCTTCCCGGCAACGTGCTCCTGCTTGCGTCTTCCCTCTTAGGGAAGGGACCTGCCTCCACAGCCGTCCTCTCTCCCCACAGCCAGGACAACTCTGCTTCCGACTCGAGTCCGTCCACTTCTTTGCTTCCACATTCTCCCATCCGAGGCTGGCACACCTCGTCTCCCACCTGGAGTATGGCAGAGCTTCCTGATGGTTCTCGAGTCTGCTAGCCCCTCACCCcgtccccaacacacacacacacacacacacacacacacacacacacacacacacagtgtcttTTTGTCCTTTTGTCATGTTAATCTGAATACTGCTGCTCTGCTTAAAAACCTAGTCAAGGTGACGCTGTGCCTGTAGGAGACCCCAGATTCCAGATCCCCTCCCTGGGCTGCCAGGGCTCCCCATGGGCTTCCTGCTCCCTCTCCTTTACTCGCCTTCCGCGCACGCTGGCTTCCTGGGACCCTGAGCCTTTGCAGTCCCACCTGCTTCAAGGCGCCCGTCATTCCTCCCCAGTGCATCTTGGCCTTTTCCTTTTGACATTTCCAAGGCCGTTTGCTCCTTGACATTCCCCCTTGGGGCATGGAATACAGGATACACGGCTTGCTTCCTCCgtcaccccagcccctggcactgTCCCGGTGCCTTGGAGGTAGTAGTCATTTCTGCGGGaatgaaatgaggaaatgaaagaatggaaatgggGAGGAAGTGGAGAGGGGTCTGGCCGGGCCCCAGGACAGCGTGGAGGGGCCTTGCTCCTTCTCTCTGTGAGCCCCCTGCAAGGTGCCTTGCTGGCCAGTCCTCTGAGGCCATCGGATGGTTGGTAGCCTCtttctgccccccacccctgcctcctcccgCTTGGCTGGCACTCTGGCTGTGGCAGATGCCCCCTCCTGTTGTTTGGAAACCACAGCTGGACAGCACTGTCTCGAATGTGAGTTTTGCCCTCTGGGGAGTCGGGGTAGCAGCCTGTGGTGAGGGGCGTGGGTGGCCTGGGCAAGGCCAGGCTCACACAGTTCTCCCCCGTTATTTCTAGTGTAGTTAATGTGACTTTTGTTCCGAGGGCAAGGCTACTGCGGCCTCCATCCTGCCCCCAGCCCTTCCAGACGGTCGGTGGCTTAGCAAGTAGCAGACCCTGGCCTCTCCCCCAGGCAGCCCCACTTTCCACATTTTGCAGATGCTGAAATGAAGCTGTTTGGAAGCAGATTTCTATGGAAATTCCACGTGTCACTGGCCGGCTTCCTGCAGGGGTTGGCTGGAACCTGTGGTCTGGAACTCTGGCCCCTCCCCACCCTACAGACCTAATGTCCTGAGCCTTTGTCTGTGTTTGGGGGCTGGAGGCACAGCCTGGGGTTCCTCTCCAGGGAGGCTCCTCACCTCcggcctggcctctgccctccgCCCCTGTGGGgtgtcctccccacccccacctgctggCTGAGCCCCTGCTCTTGCCCCGTCAGATGTGTTTCCTGGTTCTGACCCTGGCCGCTCACTGTTGAGATCTCCTGGCTACTTTGTGAGTGGGCTGCTTCCACAGGGCTGGGACAGAGGCCCTGAGGACAGCGCACAGCAAGAGTAGACACCCTTGGGGCTGACTGTTGGCCCATGTCACAGGTCGGCCCATGATTCTGGCCCCTGGTCCTGCAGCTCTTGCAGGATGGTCCCCTGGAGGGGCCTGCaagagctggggagggaggacttGGGGGTAGTCCAAGCTGGTGGCAGCTGAGGACCTGGAGCCAAGTGGGGTTGGGCAGTGGGCTACTCAGAGGGCACAAGCTGGGCTGCTGGGCTGTGGCCCCTGGGAGGGCCAGGGACTCCATCAGAGTGGCAGGGAGGGGGAGGATAGGGGGAATTGCAGGCTGGGCTGGGTCTGGACTACAGAGGACCGGCAGAGGGACCAGAGTCGGGAGGGGGACTCCAATCATCAGTAAGCTGATGACATTTCTGGAGCAGGGTTGATGGGGGTGTGGGGACAGCAATGGGGAGCCTGAGAGTGGCAGGGCTGGATTGAAGGGATGTCAGGTAGGCGGTCGGGTGAGCAGGTCCTGTGGAACCAGGCGTTGGCCTGCACTGGCAGAAGGGGCAGCTGGAGGGCAGGGAGCAGTCCCTGCAGTGGCTTGGGGTGGCTGGGGGGTGGGAGCTTGGCCCTGGCCTCTGGAGTGGGCTGCTAGGCTGCCTGGTGGCAAGGGGAGGGTGAGCCTGTGGAGTCAGCTCAGGGGTGCAGGGCGGTCATTGTCCCTGCCAGCCCCGCTAGCATCAGGGCATCCAAGGCTGGACCCCGGCTGGGGCCTGGTGTCTTGGGCCCTAGCTCTCTGGCCCTCTGGGGACTGTTTGGCCCATCTGCAACTGTGCCATTTGCCACCTGGTAGACACTTGCAGCCAAAATCAAGCTCCATCTGTGGTCCCTGTTACTGCCTCTGGAGGCTCAAGCAGCCGGCACAGGGCCTCTGCCTACCTGGGAGCAGCGTCCACTGGAGCGTTCTTCCCTAAAAGCCCTTCAGCCTCTGCTCTGTGACCCTGTGCAGGGTCCTGAACTGCTCTGGACCTCAGGCTCCCGTTTGTTCAATGGCTGTTCTGAGAATACCTACTCCTTGGGTGGCTACACCAGTCCAGGCAGAGTGTCCAGTCCCGAGCTGGCTGGTTGGCAGCCTCCACGCCCTTAGGCCTCCTCAACCCTTTTGATGTACTTCAAGAGCAAAGAGAGTCTCCTGAGGTTAGCTGAGCCACTCAGGTCACAGAGTGGGAGTGACCAGCGGATCCAAACCCAGGTCTGGTCAGGCCGAAACTATGGGCATGGCAGGAGGGCAGGTGTTTTCCTGCACACCTGGGGAGCTAGAGGGAGGAAGGCGGAGGTCTTGGCCTCAGTTCTGTCCCCTTGAGCGGGTCACCTTTCAGGCCTCATATACTGAATGGACAGAGCTCAGCAAAAGGGGCCTGCAGACAGCTGACCCTGGGTCTGTGCTCCAGCTTGCCCAGGGCACCATGAGTACCCAACTCAGCTCTTGGGGCCCTTCTGTCTACTGCTGGCTCTGGCAGTGGGGAGCCACTGGCTTTGGGAAGAAGACTTCCTGGGTCCTCAGGTGTTCAGCTCTGAGCGCCCCTGGGATCAGGCTGCTGTGGCCTCGAGTCGGGGGAAATCATCCTCAGGCAGGGGGCTTCTCCCCCACTCCATGGTCTGGGGAGGCCTTCAGAGTTCCTTCTCCTTCCCATCCTAGAGAACTCCCAAGCTCCTTGTGAGACCCCACAAGCCCCATTAATAGCCCCAGATTTGGACAAGTTTCTGGGGTGCTGGGCCCTGACGGACACCCTCCCCCGCCCGGACACCTCCCTCCCACATCCTCCTTAGGGATCTCTTCTGCAGCCTTTTCCTCTCGTCCTTGAACCCAGCACAATGCGGGTCTGGGAGCTAGGTGGGGCTAGGTCCAGGGAGGTCACCAGGAAGGTCCCCATCTGAACATGTCTGAGCAGGAAGCTACTGGAAGAGCCTGTGGTTGGACTGAGCCTCCGGGAAGGCCTCCCGGAGCAGAGAGAGGCCAGCAGCTGGTGCTGCCTGGGACCCCCAATCAGCTCCAAGGAAGGGGTGCCGTCAGGTGCCCCCCACCAGCATTCACCCTGGCTCGGGGTTCAGGGCCACACTGCTCCTTGCTGCAGGGAAACAGCCATGCTCCTGGGAGACTGTGGGGCTCTCTCACCCACATTGTCTGCTGTGAAGGCACCGGAGGCCCTGGCAGCTGCACCTGCTCACGGAGGAGGgctggcccctggcccctgggTGGGACAGTTCAAGGGTAGGTGAGCTTGTGTTCAGTCTCTGCGTCTGTGAGGGCCTCTCTGTCTGCCCTGGGAGCAGTGTCTGGGGCCCTGGTAACAGGGGAGGGGCTGGTGGACGTGCCTGTGGGGACTCGAGGTATAGGTCTCCCCTAAcatccccctcccctgcctctgaAGGCCAACTCCGTGGAAGAGGGCGCCAGGGCCCACCCCAGGCCCACCAGGGAGACAGTCCTAGAGACCATGGAGACCTGCTTCAGGCCGAAGCCCCAGGAGTGCCTGCTTCTGCCTAGAAGAGCAGCCAGTGTGTGGGGGCTTGAGTTGGACCATCCACTGGGGATCACCAAACCCTCAATCCCATCCTCCCAGTCCCTCACTTCCTTCATGTCGGCAAGGCCCGCAGGCCAGGAGCCTGCCTCCAACCTCCATGCTGAGCCCCGTCCTCCTCTGGTTCCAACCCGGCTCCTAGCTCCCAGGGGTAGAAAGCACTCTAACCCCTTAACCCCCAAATAAAAGAACGCCCAACCAAGACCACGTCAGAGGAACCACATTATTGACAGTTACTGACATCACCTGGAGGTTGGGGACATGTACAAAACAGGAAGTGACCTGGAATGGGACTTTGTCACTACATGTACTCACACCTGTgcccacacaggcacacacactgaCCACATCCGCAGCAAGGGGGCCCTGGCTGGGGTTCGTGAGACACTTGTTGTAGAGCTGAGAATAAAACAAGATGTAGAAAGAGCAGATGCCTGGGACACAGACACTCAACAGAAGGGtcctggaggcctggggagggaggccgAGGGGGCCTGGAAACTCTCACATCAAACCTCCAAGTGCCGCCCCATGACCCTGGGCCCCAGAGAGTCAGGGGAAGGGCCGAGGTTGGGGCCAGTGCAGGGAGGCCTCGCTCCTGCCCCAGCATAGAGTCCATTCTCAACAGAGATGAAACTGCTGCGTGGAGTGGCCAGCCGGGacacccgggtggcaggcacctGGGGTGGGCATGCAGTGTGGATAGGGGGCAGTGCCCACCGAGACGGTTGCTGGTGGGGGTGCCCCGTGTCCGGAGCTGCCAGGTGGAAGGTGGCAGGGGTGTAGGGGAGGTGGGGGTCCTCCAGGGCGACTTGGCTGGTGGCctgtggaggagggagaagggccGGTAGGCTTCCATCTCCAGGCCTGGTTCCAGCCCTCCTCCCAGGTCTCACCCGAGCGTCCTCCAGGTCTCACCTGAGCTCTCCTCTGTGCCCGGGAGCTGGGGAGGGGTGGCCGAAGCTGAGCGACAGACCTGGGAGAGAGAGCGAGGGGTCAGAGGCAGAGTGTCACTAGCCCAGTGGTGCAGGGACACGGGGACTGGCTCTCACCGATGCCTCTGCCGACGTACGAGGTGTAGGAGGAAGATGCAGCCACACAGGAGGACCCCGGAGGCCCCAAAGATCCCGGCCAGGTCTGCCTTCAGAATGGGGGCTGGAGAGGGTGCAGGGAGCCCTGGGCAGATGGGCAGGGTGTCAGATGAGCGGCCAGTGCCCAGGCCCTCCTGTACCACAGGCCCTCTCCCCAGTCCCACCTTTGTCTCCACAGGCTTCCTGGGAGCCATTGGGGAAGGAAATGAACTTGCAGCAGATGGTGGTGTTGGCCCAAGGGCTTCCGGCCATTGACCCTTCCAGGGTGAGGGAGATGCTGCTTTTGGTCTCCCAGTGCGCCTGGAGGACAggggcccactgctgggttcCGAATTCTGGGTGAAACACAGCCAGGCTGGTCCCTCCAGCACCATCAGGCCCCCCCAAGCTC contains the following coding sequences:
- the Pvrig gene encoding transmembrane protein PVRIG isoform X2; amino-acid sequence: MARPRPLVLLWALLTLCISARTPKVWVQVQMEATELPTFTVRCGFLGSGSISLVTAHWETKSSISLTLEGSMAGSPWANTTICCKFISFPNGSQEACGDKGLPAPSPAPILKADLAGIFGASGVLLCGCIFLLHLVRRQRHRSVAQLRPPLPSSRAQRRAQATSQVALEDPHLPYTPATFHLAAPDTGHPHQQPSRWALPPIHTACPPQVPATRVSRLATPRSSFISVENGLYAGAGARPPCTGPNLGPSPDSLGPRVMGRHLEV
- the Pvrig gene encoding transmembrane protein PVRIG isoform X1 is translated as MARPRPLVLLWALLTLCISARTPKVWVQVQMEATELPTFTVRCGFLGSGSISLVTVSLGGPDGAGGTSLAVFHPEFGTQQWAPVLQAHWETKSSISLTLEGSMAGSPWANTTICCKFISFPNGSQEACGDKGLPAPSPAPILKADLAGIFGASGVLLCGCIFLLHLVRRQRHRSVAQLRPPLPSSRAQRRAQATSQVALEDPHLPYTPATFHLAAPDTGHPHQQPSRWALPPIHTACPPQVPATRVSRLATPRSSFISVENGLYAGAGARPPCTGPNLGPSPDSLGPRVMGRHLEV